In a single window of the Rhizoctonia solani chromosome 16, complete sequence genome:
- a CDS encoding Transposase family Tnp2 protein — protein sequence MDLDSESDSDNNNNNSFDMGVEIAHYKENDLLPANVDFSELEDPPQQNPGDLGHFKMPSLSLDEPPLPHNLIHHNPPVNIQTWPDPPSDDPDSNLEDELELSCQIINGPDRDPEYVERDNVDVPHVDPDDEPRLTEEEMREALEFNFGDMLDNEWVEMYHNRRTLQLLATCICSHFSRQTEFIAYRRLQILSGLETCVYDCCINSCVCYLGKYQELDKCPFCQEPRCNGRGKARRVFRYTPLIPQLQGLFQNAQMAKKLRYRVESDAKYKPHVIFDVFDSDNYLRLQQTRVHPNHPYHFFDNPKDIALGLSTDGFTLFKRRRRGLSCAWPIILINYNLDPSIRTHLENVICVGVIPGPKQPKDINSFFIPLLNELLELQQGVSMRGISAEPEGILYEFVLRAFIIIIFGDILAISKLMMIKGHNAFLPCRTCLIEGQLCQLKQTAVYYMPLRLPGPGQIRQWSHDALPIRTHEQFLRQYAKLGAARTQAEREEIARNSGINGEPIFTQLRSIDLPSNFPYDIMHLLFENLVPNMVKHWTGDFKGLDEGTGTYRISKAQWMMVGLLTARAT from the exons ATGGACCTTGACTCAGAGTCGGACtcagacaacaacaacaacaacagcttCGACATGGGGGTTGAAATTGCGCATTACAAAGAGAATGACCTGTTACCCGCCAATGTAGATTTTTCCGAATTAGAAG ACCCCCCGCAACAAAACCCAGGAGACCTGGGCCATTTCAAAATGCCCAGTCTATCTCTTG ATGAGCCCCCACTACCGCACAACCTCATTCATCATAATCCGCCCGTAAACATACAAACATGGCCCGACCCGCCTTCAGACGACCCCGACTCCAACTTAGAAGATGAGCTAGAGCTTAGTTGTCAAATTATCAATGGCCCTGATCGCGACCCCGAGTACGTTGAACGGGACAATGTTGATGTCCCCCATGTCGACCCCGATGACGAGCCCAGGCTCACCGAGGAGGAGATGCGCGAGGCGCTGGAATTCAATTTTGGCGATATGCTTGACAATGAATGGGTTGAAATGT ATCACAATCGCCGAACTCTTCAGCTCTTAGCCACTTGTATTTGCTCCCATTTCTCGCGTCAAAC CGAATTCATTGCGTACCGCCGGCTCCAAATCCTCTCAGGGCTCGAAACTTGTGTTTACGACTGTTGCATCAACTCCTGTGTATGCTACTTGGGCAAGTACCAGGAACTTGACAAATGCCCGTTCTGTCAAGAGCCTCGGTGCAACGGCAGAGGCAAAGCAAGGCGGGTCTTCCGCTACACCCCCTTAATCCCTCAGCTTCAGGGCCTTTTCCAAAACGCACAAATGGCCAAAAAACTCCGATACCGGGTTGAATCAGATGCCAAGTATAAACCACATGTTATTTTCGATGTGTTCGACAGTGACAACTACCTTAGGCTCCAACAAACACGAGTCCACCCCAACCACCCGTACCACTTTTTTGACAACCCCAAAGATATCGCTCTAGGCTTGTCGACAGATGGATTTACGTTATTTAAACGGCGTAGACGTGGGCTTTCCTGTGCTTGGCCAATTATATTGATTAACTACAACCTTGATCCTAGTATCCGCACCCACCTTGAGAACGTAATCTGCGTTGGAGTTATTCCGGGCCCAAAACAACCCAAGGACATTAACTCTTTTTTTATCCCCCTGCTCAACGAGTTACTAGAGCTTCAACAAGGTGTATCTATGCGTGGTATTTCGGCAGAGCCCGAGGGCATTCTGTATGAGTTTGTATTACGCGCATTTATAATCATCATATTTGGTGACATTCTGGCCATTTCAAAACTCATGATGATAAAAGGGCACAACGCGTTCTTGCCTTGTCGCACCTGTCTTATTGAGGGCCAGTTGTGCCAATTGAAGCAAACAGCCGTCTATTACATGCCTTTGAGGCTCCCGGGCCCAGGTCAAATACGCCAGTGGTCCCACGATGCCCTTCCAATTCGAACTCATGAACAATTCCTACGGCAATATGCCAAGCTGGGTGCGGCAAGAACACAGGCCGAGCGTGAAGAAATTGCTCGAAATTCAGGCATTAACGGGGAGCCCATATTTACGCAGCTTCGTTCAATCGACCTCCCCTCAAATTTCCCTTACGACATTATGCACTTGCTGTTTGAGAATCTTGTCCCGAATATGGTCAAACACTGGACTGGGGACTTCAAAGGACTTGACGAAGGAACCGGAACTTACAGAATATCAAAGGCCCAATGGATGATGGTTGGACTACTCACGGCTCGGGCCACTTGA
- a CDS encoding Transposase family Tnp2 protein produces MPRKYYNHVLALREIILLCLQFKITRIEVNKLQAMINNWVLKYKMYYYQYRTSRLPTCPLTIHALLHIPYYILQTGPLWASWAFVMERFCGRLLPAVRNRTRPYIQLDNYIKQRAQLQLVAKKYDIPTLTKAYVKPSHPNEVQMSTQEIAYPQLLGRPIHYKVTLDKVLKKQLIGYFNLVYPGRKPQDHVNSIDAGSLIRYGQFCIDDGDRFRTAIMVDWDPTARDNSYIKAGTISSTSLTSILRFYHTIQYGRLHDIYYVEYIEPGDGKREPYLLARVTECVTGGIDASRRGTPLVTYNQELDPSIIHLKTIVAVIGRVHLGGKEWAIVDRSRDGARTQFLDVDGNVDHDVDDRS; encoded by the exons ATGCCGCGAAAGTATTACAA CCATGTTCTTGCACTTCGCGAAATTATTTTATTATGTCTCCAATTCAAAATTACCCGCATCGAAGTCAACAAATTACAGGCAATGATAAACAATTGGGTACTCAAGTACAAAAT GTACTACTACCAATATCGAACATCTCGGCTCCCCACATGCCCCCTCACCATTCACGCCCTCCTGCACATACCTTATTATATCCTACAAACTGGGCCTCTCTGGGCCTCGTGGGCCTTCGTCATGGAGAGATTCTGTGGGCGGTTATTACCAGCCGTCAGAAATCGCACTCGGCCATACATCCAACTTGATAATTATATCAAACAGCGCGCACAGCTGCAACTTGTAGCAAAAAAGTATGATATTCCCACACTCACAAAGGCTTACGTTAAGCCCAGTCACCCCAACGAGGTGCAAATGTCGACTCAGGAAATCGCTTATCCACAAT TATTAGGACGACCTATACACTACAAAGTTACACTCGACAAAGTTTTAAAAAAGCAGCTGATCGGGTATTTTAACCTCGTGTACCCAGGACGCAAGCCACAAGACCATGTCAATAGTATCGATGCCGGCTCACTTATTCGGTACGGACAATTCTGCATTGATGATGGCGACCGGTTTCGTACCGCGATTATGGTTGATTGGGACCCGACTGCACGAGATAACTCATACATTAAGGCAGGTACAATTTCCTCCACTTCTCTTACCAGTATCTTACGTTTTTATCACACTA TTCAATATGGCCGGCTGCACGATATTTATTATGTCGAATACATTGAACC GGGTGATGGGAAACGTGAGCCGTACCTCCTGGCTCGTGTGACAGAATGTGTTACAGGGGGGATTGACGCATCGCGTCGTGGGACTCCTCTTGTCACGTATAATCAAGAGTTAGACCCCAGCATTATTCATCTCAAGACTATTGTTGCAGTTATAGGTAGGGTACACCTGGGAGGTAAAGAGTGGGCGATAGTTGATCGAAGTCGGGATGGCGCACGTACCCAGTTCCTCGACGTCGATGGAAATGTTGATCACGATGTAGATGATCGCTCATAA
- a CDS encoding GNAT family acetyltransferase, which translates to MSTVFMEHKLIRSLGVVGHIEGIVVSPKMQGKKLGLRIINILTHISKAQGAYKTILKYSNENILWLQTEGERDD; encoded by the exons ATGAGTACTGTATTCATGGAGCACAAGCTCATTCGTAGCCTGG GCGTGGTTGGACACATTGAAGGCATTGTTGTGTCTCCCAAGATGCAGGGAAAGAAATTGGGTCTGCGCATCATTAACATCTTGACTCACATCAGCAAGGCCCAGGGCGCGTACAAGACTATCCTGAAATACAGCAATGAGAACATTT TGTGGCTTCAAACAGAAGGAGAACGAGATG ACTAA